In Kineococcus rhizosphaerae, the following proteins share a genomic window:
- a CDS encoding DUF5998 family protein, whose amino-acid sequence MRDRTDTRTVRAEGADLPVALLKDLERAGYYPDLVADCLRTAVAGEPVDAHLVHPETTFDANEVRRHVTVLATTPTRLVVAHADDHGPDDTAAEPYAVCSTESVALGRVHSVVVSQVVTRPADHRPGRTPAEVSLTLGWGALQRVDLEPASCPDPDCEADHGYTGSLTGDDLTVRIASAAEGADAVSAALAFARSLSAVTAR is encoded by the coding sequence ATGCGCGACCGCACCGACACCCGCACGGTCAGGGCCGAGGGGGCCGATCTCCCGGTCGCTCTGCTCAAGGACCTCGAACGGGCCGGGTACTACCCCGACCTCGTCGCCGACTGCCTGCGCACGGCCGTGGCCGGTGAACCCGTCGACGCGCACCTCGTGCACCCCGAGACGACGTTCGACGCCAACGAGGTCCGCCGCCACGTCACCGTCCTGGCCACCACCCCCACCCGCCTGGTGGTCGCCCACGCCGACGACCACGGCCCCGACGACACCGCTGCGGAGCCGTACGCGGTGTGCTCGACCGAGTCGGTCGCCCTGGGCCGGGTCCACTCCGTCGTGGTCTCCCAGGTCGTCACCCGCCCCGCCGACCACCGCCCCGGCCGCACCCCGGCCGAGGTGAGCCTCACGCTGGGGTGGGGTGCGCTGCAACGGGTCGACCTCGAACCGGCGTCCTGCCCCGACCCCGACTGCGAGGCCGACCACGGCTACACGGGGTCGCTGACGGGGGACGACCTCACGGTCCGCATCGCCAGCGCCGCCGAGGGGGCCGACGCGGTCTCCGCGGCCCTGGCCTTCGCGCGCTCCCTGTCGGCCGTCACCGCCCGCTGA
- a CDS encoding MFS transporter: MHPAPPTAATTGPRRSRVAVVVLFVVAGAVMGGWSGRIPTVKADLGLSDAQWGLVALAMPLGSLVALLVLTRVIGRTGARALALPGAAALLVVAPLAAVSPSAGFLAPALALQGASTGLLFGPMNALAVDVERRYGRSIMSSFHAWFSVGQLTGGLAGAAAGLLGVDPWLQLTVCDVALAVALCSTASAVPRPHAAQLTGQRTGQRTGPWTRPAPRERPTPQIVLLAALALLSAVTEGSAVQWSAQFSVSLGAGVATGSLTLVCYSLAIALTRSFGDRVVDRVGRRRFVQLSALTTAAGVVVAVGGGTVPAALLGFALVGLGCGCVFPTIMGLAGNQPDISPARAVTYVNLGEWPAFFLGPPLVGALAEVSSLRWAMGLLVVTALAVALLARRIRVP; the protein is encoded by the coding sequence GTGCACCCCGCCCCGCCGACCGCCGCGACCACCGGTCCCCGCCGGTCCCGCGTCGCCGTCGTCGTCCTGTTCGTCGTCGCCGGCGCGGTCATGGGGGGCTGGTCCGGGCGCATCCCCACCGTCAAGGCCGACCTCGGCCTCAGCGACGCCCAGTGGGGCCTGGTCGCCCTCGCGATGCCCCTGGGCAGCCTCGTCGCCCTCCTCGTCCTGACCCGGGTCATCGGACGCACCGGAGCGCGGGCGCTGGCCCTGCCCGGCGCGGCGGCCCTGCTCGTCGTCGCACCGCTGGCCGCGGTGTCCCCCTCGGCGGGGTTCCTCGCCCCGGCCCTGGCCCTGCAGGGGGCCAGCACGGGGCTGCTGTTCGGGCCCATGAACGCCCTGGCCGTCGACGTCGAGCGCCGCTACGGCCGCAGCATCATGTCCTCCTTCCACGCCTGGTTCTCCGTCGGGCAGCTCACCGGGGGTCTGGCCGGCGCCGCGGCCGGGCTCCTCGGCGTCGACCCGTGGCTCCAGCTCACCGTCTGCGACGTCGCGCTCGCGGTCGCCCTGTGCAGCACCGCGTCCGCCGTGCCCCGCCCGCACGCAGCGCAGCTGACCGGGCAGCGGACCGGGCAGCGGACCGGGCCGTGGACCCGCCCCGCGCCCCGCGAGCGCCCCACGCCCCAGATCGTGCTGCTCGCCGCCCTGGCCCTGCTCAGCGCGGTGACGGAGGGCTCGGCCGTGCAGTGGAGCGCGCAGTTCTCCGTCTCCCTCGGCGCCGGCGTCGCCACCGGCTCGCTGACCCTCGTCTGCTACTCGCTGGCCATCGCGCTCACCCGGTCCTTCGGCGACCGCGTCGTGGACCGGGTGGGGCGCCGGCGGTTCGTCCAGCTGTCCGCGCTCACGACGGCGGCGGGGGTCGTCGTCGCGGTCGGGGGCGGGACGGTCCCCGCCGCGCTGCTGGGCTTCGCCCTCGTGGGCCTGGGGTGCGGCTGCGTGTTCCCGACGATCATGGGCCTGGCCGGCAACCAGCCCGACATCTCCCCGGCGCGCGCGGTGACCTACGTGAACCTGGGGGAGTGGCCGGCGTTCTTCCTCGGCCCGCCCCTGGTCGGCGCCCTCGCGGAGGTGTCGTCGCTGCGCTGGGCGATGGGGCTGCTGGTCGTGACCGCGCTGGCGGTGGCCCTGCTGGCCCGGCGGATCCGCGTGCCCTGA
- a CDS encoding DUF3093 domain-containing protein — translation MTRPPRSEPGPEQVWDGRERWWPAITTWLSWLPAPIGGALAALPIWGPAGAWVGAGAGALLAVGVLLSLTWTTELTGTEFRVGRARLPLDVVSGVDVIAGPERRAALGPGLDARAHLAIRSWIRPAVRIHLDDPADPTPYWLVSTRRPQRLAAEIRRRSRCR, via the coding sequence GTGACTCGACCCCCTCGTTCCGAACCGGGTCCCGAGCAGGTGTGGGACGGCCGCGAACGCTGGTGGCCCGCGATCACCACGTGGTTGTCGTGGTTGCCGGCTCCGATCGGCGGGGCGCTCGCGGCGCTGCCGATCTGGGGACCGGCCGGAGCCTGGGTCGGCGCGGGCGCCGGGGCGCTCCTGGCGGTGGGCGTCCTGCTGAGCCTGACGTGGACCACGGAGCTGACCGGCACCGAGTTCCGCGTCGGCCGGGCCCGGCTGCCGCTGGACGTGGTCAGCGGGGTCGACGTGATCGCCGGCCCCGAGCGCCGGGCCGCACTGGGGCCCGGGCTCGACGCCCGGGCCCACCTCGCGATCCGTTCGTGGATCCGGCCCGCCGTGCGGATCCACCTGGACGACCCGGCCGACCCCACCCCCTACTGGTTGGTCTCGACCAGGCGCCCGCAGCGGCTGGCCGCCGAGATCAGGCGGCGCAGTCGTTGCAGATGA
- the sepH gene encoding septation protein SepH has protein sequence MQDLRLVGVHDDGEHVVLVATDGSRYRLRVDEALRAAVRRDRARLGQLQIQMEAQLRPRDIQARIRAGESAEDVAAAGGLTVEHVRRYEGPVLAERAHVAGLARRTPYGRGAGTGSLDDVVVARLSARAVDPEGARWDAWRTEEGGWIVQCEFVAGGRGRVARWGFDPAARVLSAHDDEARWLSEEEPAEPGPLPARRLVSVPGEGTRPGAERVYDVEADGGVRANGTDRLLDALESARGVRPEQAGSAPEPAAGTGAGSAPRVDALTADPPPAHPADSAPGDVEDRTVLSGGGLEPEVPEAAEVDEPGEADGGTDGVPDAGALPETAPEAEVEVEQPPAEAEQAPADTAPQTPAENPTEPGNPRRRNRSARRSGSGAKRPSVPSWDDIMFGTKKD, from the coding sequence ATGCAGGACCTGAGGCTCGTCGGGGTTCACGACGACGGAGAGCACGTCGTGCTCGTCGCCACCGACGGCAGCCGCTACCGGCTGCGGGTCGACGAGGCGCTGCGCGCTGCCGTCCGGCGCGACCGGGCGAGGCTGGGGCAGCTGCAGATCCAGATGGAGGCGCAGCTGCGTCCGCGGGACATCCAGGCCCGCATCCGCGCCGGGGAGTCCGCCGAGGACGTGGCGGCCGCCGGCGGTCTGACGGTCGAGCACGTGCGCCGCTACGAGGGCCCGGTGCTGGCCGAGCGGGCCCACGTCGCGGGTCTGGCCCGGCGGACGCCCTACGGGCGCGGGGCCGGCACCGGCAGCCTGGACGACGTCGTGGTGGCCCGGTTGTCCGCGCGGGCCGTGGACCCCGAGGGCGCCCGCTGGGACGCCTGGCGCACCGAGGAGGGCGGCTGGATCGTCCAGTGCGAGTTCGTCGCCGGTGGCCGTGGCCGCGTGGCCCGCTGGGGCTTCGACCCCGCCGCGCGGGTGCTGTCCGCCCACGACGACGAGGCCCGCTGGCTCTCGGAGGAGGAACCGGCCGAGCCCGGCCCGCTGCCGGCCCGGCGGCTGGTCTCCGTCCCGGGCGAGGGCACCCGCCCGGGCGCCGAGCGCGTCTACGACGTGGAGGCCGACGGCGGGGTCCGCGCCAACGGGACCGACCGACTGCTCGACGCGCTGGAGTCCGCCCGGGGCGTGCGCCCCGAGCAGGCGGGGTCCGCACCCGAGCCGGCCGCCGGCACCGGTGCGGGCTCGGCCCCGCGCGTCGACGCGCTGACGGCCGACCCGCCCCCGGCCCACCCGGCCGACTCGGCGCCCGGGGACGTGGAGGACCGGACCGTCCTGTCCGGCGGCGGCCTCGAACCGGAGGTGCCCGAGGCGGCGGAGGTCGACGAGCCCGGCGAGGCCGACGGCGGGACCGACGGGGTCCCCGACGCCGGGGCGCTGCCCGAGACCGCGCCCGAAGCCGAGGTCGAGGTCGAGCAGCCTCCTGCCGAGGCCGAGCAGGCTCCTGCGGACACCGCGCCGCAGACCCCCGCGGAGAACCCGACCGAGCCCGGCAACCCCCGGCGCCGCAACCGTTCTGCGCGCCGGTCGGGTTCGGGGGCCAAGCGTCCCAGCGTGCCCAGCTGGGACGACATCATGTTCGGCACGAAGAAGGACTGA
- a CDS encoding DUF4193 domain-containing protein: MATDYDAPRKNDDELNEDSIEELKARRTDKSSGAVDEDETEAAEGFELPGADLSNEELSVRVLPRQQDEFTCTSCFLVVHRSQLHDSGDGRIICNDCAA, from the coding sequence ATGGCGACCGACTACGACGCACCGCGCAAGAACGACGACGAGCTGAACGAGGACTCCATCGAGGAGCTCAAGGCGCGTCGCACCGACAAGAGCTCGGGCGCCGTCGACGAGGACGAGACGGAGGCGGCCGAGGGGTTCGAGCTCCCCGGTGCGGACCTGTCGAACGAGGAGCTGTCGGTGCGGGTGCTCCCGCGTCAGCAGGACGAGTTCACGTGCACCAGCTGCTTCCTGGTGGTGCACCGCAGCCAGCTGCACGACTCCGGCGACGGGCGCATCATCTGCAACGACTGCGCCGCCTGA
- a CDS encoding alkaline phosphatase family protein produces MPFPAPAYGRDTLADVLPALARSLGVPEFAGASPDLPLPAARRVCFVLVDGMGELLLAARSGHTSTMRRWRSDGLHRVLTAGFPTTTATSMGLLGTGLAPGGHGLVGYEVLDPDRDVLLNELAWDGAVDPRRWQPHTTVFQRVAAAGVDVVRVAPPHFDGSGLTEAALRGGRFVGTPERLAARVDAAVAAVRSAPHQFTYLYWGRLDHTGHGSGVDSGEWTAELERVDEALAELARRLPAGTLLVVTADHGMVDVHAPQRLDLAAEPGLLAGVRHAGGEPRTVQLYTEPGAAQQVAATWRERLGARAEVLLRAEAVAAGWFGPVEDRVSARIGDVLAVMRDDIAVVNSARMRPETLRLIGQHGALSDAERLVPLFVVPC; encoded by the coding sequence GTGCCGTTCCCCGCGCCCGCCTACGGCCGCGACACCCTCGCCGACGTCCTGCCCGCCCTCGCGCGCTCCCTGGGCGTCCCCGAGTTCGCGGGCGCCTCGCCGGACCTGCCCCTGCCCGCGGCCCGGCGGGTCTGCTTCGTCCTCGTCGACGGCATGGGCGAGCTCCTGCTCGCCGCCCGCTCGGGGCACACCTCGACGATGCGCCGCTGGCGCTCCGACGGGCTGCACCGGGTCCTGACCGCCGGGTTCCCGACGACGACCGCGACGAGCATGGGGCTGCTGGGCACGGGCCTGGCCCCCGGCGGGCACGGGCTCGTGGGGTACGAGGTCCTCGACCCCGACCGCGACGTGCTGCTCAACGAGCTCGCCTGGGACGGCGCCGTCGACCCGCGGCGCTGGCAGCCGCACACGACGGTGTTCCAGCGCGTCGCGGCCGCCGGCGTCGACGTCGTGCGCGTCGCGCCGCCGCACTTCGACGGTTCCGGGCTGACCGAGGCCGCCCTGCGCGGGGGCCGGTTCGTCGGCACGCCCGAGCGGCTGGCGGCCCGGGTGGACGCCGCGGTCGCCGCCGTCCGCTCGGCGCCGCACCAGTTCACGTACCTGTACTGGGGCAGGCTCGACCACACCGGTCACGGCTCCGGGGTCGACTCGGGGGAGTGGACCGCCGAGCTCGAACGCGTCGACGAGGCCCTCGCCGAGCTCGCGCGGCGGCTGCCGGCCGGGACGCTGCTGGTCGTCACCGCCGACCACGGCATGGTCGACGTGCACGCCCCGCAGCGCCTCGACCTGGCCGCCGAACCCGGCCTGCTCGCCGGGGTCCGCCACGCCGGCGGCGAACCGCGCACCGTCCAGCTCTACACCGAACCCGGTGCGGCGCAGCAGGTCGCGGCGACGTGGCGGGAGCGCCTGGGCGCCCGGGCCGAGGTGCTGCTGCGCGCCGAGGCCGTGGCGGCGGGCTGGTTCGGGCCCGTCGAGGACCGCGTGTCCGCCCGCATCGGCGACGTCCTGGCGGTCATGCGCGACGACATCGCCGTCGTGAACTCCGCCCGGATGCGCCCCGAGACGCTGCGCCTGATCGGTCAGCACGGGGCGCTGTCGGACGCCGAACGGCTCGTGCCCCTGTTCGTCGTGCCCTGCTGA
- the dut gene encoding dUTP diphosphatase encodes MPPPTATLPVETVLSVPEALPTYAHPGDAGADLTTRVDVVVGPGERVNVPTGVSIALPEGYAAFVVPRSGLAARRGLTTLNAPGTVDAGYRGEIRVTLHNTDLHEAVDLKAGDRIAQLVVQRVERVRFVPVQELPGSVRGAGGHGSTGGSGALHPAPQPQTPAQTSAQTVEERP; translated from the coding sequence CTGCCCCCGCCGACGGCGACCCTGCCGGTCGAGACGGTGCTCTCGGTGCCCGAGGCCCTGCCCACCTACGCCCACCCCGGCGACGCGGGGGCCGATCTGACGACCCGTGTCGACGTGGTCGTCGGTCCGGGGGAGCGCGTCAACGTCCCCACGGGGGTCTCCATCGCCCTGCCGGAGGGCTACGCGGCGTTCGTCGTGCCCCGCTCGGGGTTGGCCGCCCGCCGCGGGCTGACGACGCTGAACGCCCCCGGGACGGTCGACGCCGGGTACCGCGGGGAGATCCGCGTCACGCTGCACAACACCGACCTGCACGAGGCCGTCGACCTGAAGGCCGGGGACCGCATCGCCCAGCTCGTCGTCCAGCGCGTGGAGCGGGTCCGGTTCGTGCCCGTCCAGGAGCTGCCCGGGTCCGTGCGTGGAGCCGGCGGCCACGGGTCGACCGGTGGCAGCGGTGCCCTGCACCCGGCCCCCCAGCCCCAGACCCCCGCCCAGACCTCCGCACAGACCGTCGAGGAGCGACCGTGA
- a CDS encoding inositol monophosphatase family protein, producing MPVPGPDELARLRALAVEVATAAGELISVGRPDRVEVAATKSSPTDVVTAMDTASEQLLRQRLRAARPQDGFLGEEGGHEPGTSGLTWVVDPIDGTVNYLYGLRSYAVSVAVVGSQGPPDPATWTVLAGAVVDPSAGETWSAVLGGGATLADAHGTRTLTAGPGPELGQVLLATGFGYDAARRAEQAAVVARLLPRVRDLRRVGTASLDLCAVAAGRVDAYYELGLNPWDFAAGWLVAREAGAVVTDFAGGPAGPHGLVAAGAGLHPVLLEALDLG from the coding sequence GTGCCGGTCCCCGGTCCCGACGAGCTCGCCCGGTTGCGGGCGCTGGCCGTCGAGGTCGCCACGGCGGCCGGTGAGCTGATCTCCGTCGGGCGCCCCGACCGCGTCGAGGTGGCGGCGACCAAGTCGAGCCCGACGGACGTCGTGACGGCCATGGACACCGCCTCGGAGCAGCTGCTGCGCCAGCGCCTGCGCGCGGCGCGCCCGCAGGACGGGTTCCTCGGCGAGGAGGGCGGTCACGAGCCCGGCACGAGCGGGTTGACGTGGGTCGTCGACCCGATCGACGGCACGGTCAACTACCTCTACGGGCTGCGGTCCTACGCGGTCAGCGTCGCCGTCGTCGGCTCGCAGGGCCCGCCGGACCCGGCGACCTGGACGGTGCTGGCCGGTGCCGTCGTGGACCCCTCGGCGGGCGAGACGTGGTCGGCGGTCCTGGGGGGCGGGGCGACGCTCGCCGACGCGCACGGCACCCGGACCCTCACCGCGGGTCCGGGCCCCGAGCTCGGCCAGGTGCTGCTGGCCACCGGCTTCGGCTACGACGCGGCCCGCCGGGCCGAGCAGGCCGCCGTGGTGGCCCGGCTGCTGCCGCGCGTGCGCGACCTGCGGCGCGTCGGGACGGCCTCGTTGGACCTGTGCGCCGTGGCCGCCGGCCGGGTCGACGCCTACTACGAGCTGGGCCTGAACCCGTGGGACTTCGCCGCGGGCTGGCTCGTGGCCCGCGAGGCCGGGGCCGTCGTCACCGACTTCGCCGGGGGACCGGCCGGCCCGCACGGTCTCGTGGCGGCCGGTGCCGGCCTGCACCCGGTCCTGCTGGAGGCCCTGGACCTCGGCTGA
- a CDS encoding ferrochelatase has protein sequence MAPVSDASPYDALLLLSFGGPEGPDDVMPFLENVTRGRGIPRERLEAVAEHYLHFGGKSPINDQNKELLAQLRTELDARGLTELPLLWGNRNWEPYVTDVLRQAHEDGARRVLTVFTSAYSSYSSCRQYREDLGKSLQALADEGRRLDVDKVRHYFNHPAFTDVNAAAVADALGELPGAAREGARVVFVTHSVPDAMNDVSGPPAAGGGAYVRQHLDVAGEVARRASERVGRTLEWDLAYCSRSGPPTQPWLEPDVNDHLRELHANGTPGVVVAPIGFVSDHMEVKFDLDTEAAETAAEIGLPFARAATVGAHERFVAGLVDLVEERAAQARGDEPARPSTGALGPSHTVCPVDCCRNLRAALPAATGEDYRAPAVAGA, from the coding sequence ATGGCGCCCGTGAGCGACGCGAGCCCGTACGACGCCCTCCTGCTGCTGTCCTTCGGGGGACCCGAGGGACCCGACGACGTGATGCCCTTCCTGGAGAACGTCACCCGCGGACGCGGGATCCCCCGCGAGCGGCTCGAGGCGGTCGCCGAGCACTACCTGCACTTCGGCGGCAAGAGCCCCATCAACGACCAGAACAAGGAGCTCCTCGCGCAGCTGCGCACCGAGCTCGACGCGCGCGGCCTGACGGAGCTGCCCCTGCTGTGGGGCAACCGCAACTGGGAGCCGTACGTCACCGACGTGCTGCGCCAGGCCCACGAGGACGGCGCCCGCCGCGTGCTGACCGTCTTCACCAGCGCGTACTCGTCGTACTCCAGCTGCCGGCAGTACCGCGAGGACCTCGGCAAGAGCCTGCAGGCGCTCGCGGACGAGGGCCGCCGCCTCGACGTCGACAAGGTCCGGCACTACTTCAACCACCCGGCCTTCACCGACGTGAACGCCGCCGCCGTGGCGGACGCCCTGGGCGAGCTGCCCGGGGCGGCGCGCGAGGGGGCCCGTGTGGTCTTCGTCACCCACAGCGTGCCCGACGCGATGAACGACGTCTCCGGGCCGCCGGCCGCCGGGGGCGGGGCGTACGTGCGTCAGCACCTCGACGTGGCGGGCGAGGTCGCCCGCCGCGCCTCCGAGCGCGTGGGCCGGACCCTGGAGTGGGACCTCGCGTACTGCTCCCGCAGCGGTCCGCCCACCCAGCCGTGGCTGGAACCCGACGTCAACGACCACCTGCGCGAGCTGCACGCGAACGGGACGCCGGGGGTGGTCGTCGCGCCGATCGGCTTCGTCAGCGACCACATGGAGGTCAAGTTCGACCTCGACACCGAGGCCGCCGAGACGGCCGCCGAGATCGGGCTGCCCTTCGCCCGGGCCGCGACGGTCGGGGCGCACGAGCGGTTCGTCGCGGGCCTGGTGGACCTGGTCGAGGAGCGCGCCGCGCAGGCGCGCGGGGACGAGCCGGCCCGGCCCTCGACGGGTGCGCTCGGCCCCTCGCACACGGTGTGCCCCGTCGACTGCTGCCGGAACCTGCGCGCCGCCCTGCCCGCCGCGACCGGCGAGGACTACCGGGCCCCGGCCGTGGCGGGGGCCTGA